In Duganella zoogloeoides, a single genomic region encodes these proteins:
- a CDS encoding universal stress protein — MYRKILITTDGSSVSSKTACAGVTFAEQLGAEVLVLFVAPAYQYPIYVEIIPPSYPSEEEYRAALLRAGEEHVRDVVQACARRNIACTALTTFAESAATEIVAAGVKHGCDLIFIGSHGRSGWGQLLLGSVTNKVLSQSRIPVLVHRLIAEPEYKNQDTV; from the coding sequence ATGTACCGAAAAATCCTGATCACCACCGACGGATCTTCCGTCTCCAGCAAGACCGCCTGCGCCGGCGTCACGTTTGCCGAGCAACTAGGTGCCGAAGTGCTGGTCCTGTTTGTCGCCCCCGCCTACCAGTATCCGATCTACGTGGAAATCATCCCTCCCAGCTATCCGAGCGAGGAAGAATACCGCGCAGCGCTGCTGCGCGCTGGCGAGGAGCACGTACGCGACGTGGTGCAAGCGTGTGCGCGACGCAACATCGCGTGTACCGCGCTGACCACATTTGCCGAAAGCGCCGCGACGGAAATCGTCGCCGCCGGCGTCAAGCATGGGTGCGACCTGATCTTCATCGGTTCACACGGACGCAGCGGCTGGGGCCAGTTGCTGTTGGGCAGTGTAACCAACAAGGTGTTGTCACAATCACGCATTCCGGTACTGGTGCACCGCCTGATCGCCGAGCCCGAGTACAAAAATCAGGACACCGTGTAA
- a CDS encoding DUF2325 domain-containing protein produces the protein MCEKHDPLAAIIAAAMPQMAGRPAAGPQTGGPLAARPGAARPGPQAEPVQQTQQVLRPVKPVIHNVASANAEAQASRRRRLWELGHACHCPLVGVGFPLGVLRKLVDKVTNGKVLADDYEVHVGAVTECATRNRLSEALQKELERRYAPVLLRFRAAKTTEQVADLWRAAVAAGDVAGAFWAGLTHPRCSPEVEEQMCRDLHMVQHQAGACVRADITKFNATLLENTRLAQELAKSQQRAAALLAEKSADAEKHASQLMQLRAQVVGKDSLVDSLRTELEQLRESIPGLETRARLADRLQQMDERERAMRQQIADLRLELARAVEAPAPMPIQEETRQVVEHVMKMPLRLSERAVLCVGGRSGNVATYRELIEREGAQFSHHDGGLEDNANRLDASLAAADLVICQTGCISHSAYWRVKDYCKRNGKRCVFIDNPSISSLARGLEQASAD, from the coding sequence ATGTGCGAGAAACACGATCCCCTGGCGGCGATTATTGCCGCCGCCATGCCGCAAATGGCCGGCCGTCCTGCGGCCGGCCCCCAGACCGGCGGGCCGCTCGCGGCCCGGCCGGGCGCCGCACGACCTGGCCCTCAAGCGGAGCCGGTGCAGCAGACCCAGCAGGTGCTGCGTCCCGTCAAACCGGTGATCCACAACGTCGCCAGCGCCAACGCCGAGGCCCAAGCCTCGCGCCGCCGGCGCCTGTGGGAGCTGGGCCATGCCTGCCACTGCCCGCTGGTCGGGGTCGGTTTCCCGCTGGGCGTGCTGCGCAAGCTGGTGGACAAGGTCACCAACGGCAAGGTGCTGGCCGACGACTACGAAGTGCACGTCGGTGCGGTGACGGAATGCGCCACCCGCAACCGCCTGTCCGAGGCGCTGCAAAAGGAACTGGAACGCCGCTACGCCCCGGTGCTGCTGCGCTTCCGCGCCGCCAAGACCACCGAGCAGGTGGCCGACCTGTGGCGCGCCGCCGTCGCTGCCGGCGATGTGGCTGGCGCCTTCTGGGCCGGCCTCACCCACCCGCGTTGCAGCCCCGAGGTGGAAGAGCAGATGTGCCGCGACCTGCACATGGTGCAGCACCAGGCCGGCGCCTGCGTGCGCGCCGACATCACCAAGTTCAACGCCACCTTGCTGGAAAACACCCGCCTGGCACAGGAACTGGCCAAGTCGCAACAGCGCGCCGCCGCCCTGCTGGCGGAAAAAAGCGCCGATGCCGAAAAACACGCGTCGCAATTGATGCAACTGCGCGCCCAAGTGGTGGGCAAGGACAGCCTGGTCGATTCGCTGCGTACCGAGCTCGAGCAATTGCGCGAATCGATCCCGGGACTGGAAACCCGGGCCCGCCTGGCCGACCGCCTGCAGCAGATGGACGAGCGCGAGCGCGCCATGCGCCAGCAGATCGCCGACCTGCGGCTGGAACTGGCGCGCGCGGTGGAAGCACCGGCGCCGATGCCGATCCAGGAGGAAACCCGGCAAGTGGTCGAGCACGTCATGAAAATGCCGCTGCGCCTGAGCGAGCGCGCCGTGCTGTGCGTGGGCGGACGCAGCGGCAACGTCGCCACCTACCGCGAGCTGATCGAGCGCGAAGGCGCACAGTTCTCGCACCACGACGGCGGCCTGGAAGACAACGCCAACCGCCTCGACGCCAGCCTGGCCGCCGCCGACCTGGTGATCTGCCAGACCGGCTGCATCAGCCACAGCGCCTACTGGCGGGTCAAGGACTACTGCAAGCGCAACGGCAAGCGCTGCGTGTTTATCGACAACCCCAGCATCTCGAGCCTGGCGCGCGGACTGGAACAGGCCAGCGCGGACTGA
- a CDS encoding sulfite reductase subunit alpha → MIWTNDPNRLMLVAASAAAYGLVCLIPYLRERGRRLAAARAKAKAAAAPGWIVAYASQTGNAEALAGQTVATLRLAGIPAQLSELSDLQAEDLLRAERVLFLVSTYGEGDAPDGAAAFAGRLMTTRLPLPQLHYAVLALGDSAYHQFCGFGRALDGWLQAQGAQSLFPRIEVDRSADATIGLWRQHLSHLAGTSDAPDWSAPSYQSWTLSERRLLNPCSAGAPVYHLELSQPGALNAADWQSGDLVQISAPAEPDRPREYSIASIPADGRAHLLVRLHSHADGSHGVASGWLTQQAQVGEAVSLRLRAHRRFRLEGNAGRRLILIGNGSGIAGLRGHLRARAQAGQSGNWLLFGERNSAHDFHYHEELEALRQAGLLEFDLAWSRDGGAERYVQDLLPARADKLRAWVADGAAIYVCGSLDGMAAGVDAALAEALGREALDALAAAGRYRRDVY, encoded by the coding sequence ATGATCTGGACCAACGACCCCAACCGATTGATGCTGGTGGCCGCCTCGGCCGCCGCCTATGGCCTGGTATGCCTGATACCGTATTTGCGCGAGCGCGGCAGGCGCCTGGCCGCCGCCCGCGCCAAGGCCAAGGCGGCCGCCGCGCCGGGGTGGATCGTCGCCTACGCCAGCCAGACCGGCAACGCCGAAGCACTGGCGGGCCAGACCGTGGCCACGCTGCGCCTGGCCGGCATTCCGGCGCAACTGAGCGAATTGTCCGACCTGCAAGCCGAGGACCTGCTACGCGCCGAGCGCGTGCTGTTCCTGGTCAGCACCTATGGCGAGGGTGACGCCCCCGACGGCGCGGCCGCGTTTGCCGGGCGCCTGATGACGACCCGGCTGCCGCTGCCGCAACTGCATTACGCGGTACTGGCGCTGGGCGACAGCGCTTACCACCAGTTTTGCGGCTTCGGCCGCGCGCTTGACGGCTGGCTGCAAGCGCAGGGGGCGCAAAGCCTGTTTCCGCGCATCGAGGTCGATCGCAGCGCCGATGCCACCATCGGCCTGTGGCGCCAGCATTTGAGCCACCTGGCCGGTACCAGCGACGCACCGGACTGGAGCGCGCCGTCGTACCAGTCGTGGACCTTGTCCGAGCGCCGGCTGCTCAACCCGTGCAGCGCCGGCGCCCCCGTCTATCACCTCGAACTGAGCCAGCCGGGCGCGTTGAATGCGGCCGATTGGCAGTCGGGCGACCTGGTGCAGATATCGGCCCCGGCCGAGCCCGACCGTCCGCGCGAATATTCGATCGCCTCGATTCCGGCCGACGGCCGCGCGCACCTGCTGGTGCGGCTGCACAGCCATGCCGATGGCAGCCATGGCGTGGCCTCCGGCTGGCTGACGCAACAGGCGCAGGTGGGCGAGGCCGTGTCGCTGCGGCTGCGTGCGCACCGCCGCTTCCGCCTGGAGGGCAACGCCGGCCGCCGCCTGATCCTGATCGGCAACGGCAGCGGCATTGCCGGCTTGCGCGGCCACCTGCGCGCGCGTGCCCAGGCCGGGCAGAGCGGCAACTGGCTGCTGTTCGGCGAGCGCAACAGCGCCCACGATTTCCATTATCACGAAGAACTGGAGGCGCTGCGCCAGGCCGGCCTGCTTGAGTTCGACCTGGCGTGGTCGCGCGACGGCGGCGCCGAGCGTTACGTGCAAGACCTGTTGCCGGCCCGTGCCGACAAGTTGCGCGCGTGGGTGGCCGATGGCGCGGCAATCTACGTGTGCGGCAGCCTCGATGGCATGGCTGCCGGCGTCGATGCCGCGCTGGCCGAAGCTTTGGGCCGGGAAGCGCTCGATGCGCTGGCAGCGGCGGGCCGCTACCGGCGCGACGTGTACTAG
- a CDS encoding protein phosphatase CheZ has translation MTNAADDFDALFEEVSAQSKKAAPAPAPAPAPAAAEDDLESLFDQVSSGVAVSAPAPAPVAAAPVSAAPVAEGGEGDETDKPMFERLGGIVRLLHDSLRELGYDKALTEASSQINDAQDRLEYVATLTEQAANKVLNTLDEAMPDQDTLSKQSKDMENRWADLFAGKLSLDQFKQLAGDSQAFAAAVSAATETEKARLLEIMMAQDFQDITGQLIKKVVIITKTVEAELAQLLRDNAPPDVREKIAQKEVTLMTGPSTPTVALSQDSVDDLLADLGF, from the coding sequence ATGACCAACGCCGCTGACGATTTCGACGCCTTATTTGAAGAAGTGTCCGCCCAAAGCAAGAAAGCCGCGCCTGCTCCAGCGCCAGCCCCGGCTCCCGCAGCAGCCGAAGACGACCTGGAAAGCCTGTTCGACCAGGTGTCTTCCGGTGTCGCCGTAAGCGCGCCGGCGCCGGCCCCTGTGGCCGCCGCACCCGTCTCAGCCGCACCAGTTGCCGAAGGCGGCGAGGGCGATGAAACTGACAAGCCGATGTTCGAACGCCTGGGCGGCATCGTGCGCCTGTTGCACGACTCGCTGCGCGAACTGGGCTACGACAAGGCGCTGACCGAAGCGTCGTCGCAGATCAATGACGCCCAGGACCGCCTCGAATACGTCGCCACGCTGACCGAGCAGGCCGCCAACAAGGTGCTCAACACCCTCGACGAAGCCATGCCCGACCAGGACACGCTGTCGAAGCAGTCGAAAGACATGGAAAACCGCTGGGCCGACCTGTTCGCGGGCAAGCTGAGTCTGGACCAGTTCAAGCAACTGGCCGGCGATTCGCAAGCGTTTGCCGCCGCCGTCTCGGCCGCTACCGAAACCGAGAAAGCCCGCCTGCTGGAAATCATGATGGCACAGGACTTCCAGGACATCACCGGCCAGTTGATCAAGAAAGTGGTGATCATCACCAAGACCGTCGAGGCGGAACTGGCGCAACTGCTGCGCGACAACGCACCACCTGACGTGCGCGAAAAAATCGCCCAGAAGGAAGTGACCTTGATGACTGGTCCATCGACGCCGACCGTGGCGCTGAGCCAGGACAGCGTGGACGACCTGCTTGCCGATCTGGGGTTCTAA
- a CDS encoding response regulator, with amino-acid sequence MIRIVIADDHTIMREGLKRILDGAPDIDIVGEAIDGFEVLSHVRQGGFDLLMLDLSMPGRSGVDLIRQIKAEAPKLAILILTMHEEEQYAVRAIRAGAQGYLTKESAGTQLVGAIRKVASGRPYISTEVAEQLALNIMMPNESLLHKQLSDREFEVFSLLVAGKSITEIANGLHLSVKTVSTHKTRIMQKMGMTSLSEMVQYAVAHRLLSPFKT; translated from the coding sequence ATGATCCGAATAGTTATTGCCGACGACCACACGATCATGCGCGAAGGACTCAAGCGCATCCTCGACGGCGCGCCCGACATCGACATCGTCGGCGAAGCGATCGACGGCTTCGAGGTGCTCAGCCACGTGCGCCAGGGCGGCTTCGACCTGCTGATGCTCGATTTGTCGATGCCGGGGCGCAGCGGGGTCGACCTGATCCGCCAGATCAAGGCCGAGGCGCCCAAGCTGGCCATCCTGATTCTCACCATGCACGAGGAAGAGCAATACGCGGTGCGGGCCATCCGCGCCGGCGCCCAGGGCTATCTGACCAAGGAAAGCGCCGGCACCCAGCTCGTCGGTGCGATCCGCAAGGTCGCTTCCGGCCGGCCCTACATCAGCACCGAGGTGGCCGAGCAACTGGCGCTCAACATCATGATGCCCAACGAAAGCCTGTTGCATAAACAGCTGTCCGACCGCGAATTCGAGGTGTTTTCCTTGCTGGTGGCAGGCAAGTCGATCACCGAGATCGCCAACGGCTTGCACCTGAGCGTCAAAACCGTCAGCACCCATAAAACCCGCATCATGCAAAAGATGGGGATGACATCGCTGTCCGAAATGGTTCAATATGCCGTTGCGCATCGTCTGCTGTCGCCGTTCAAAACCTGA
- the hemP gene encoding hemin uptake protein HemP — protein MNVRPAPAVVSVVSAVSPIKRISSAGLMDGGRELEIEHAGRVYRLRVTQLNKLILTA, from the coding sequence ATGAATGTCCGTCCCGCTCCCGCCGTCGTTTCGGTGGTCTCGGCCGTGTCGCCAATCAAGCGTATCAGCAGCGCCGGCCTGATGGATGGTGGTCGCGAACTCGAAATCGAACATGCGGGCCGCGTGTACCGCCTGCGCGTCACCCAGCTCAACAAGCTGATCCTGACCGCATAA
- a CDS encoding Crp/Fnr family transcriptional regulator translates to MEAGRQRQGRLWSNLKEVCDLLHIPSAVSVTTEELLFQHVQFKTGQRIHTIGQPFDTLYIVNSGFLKTVLIDEFGNEQVLSFPMKGDMLGVDGIHTRHYSSEAVALSDCDLILLPFKKLTALGRVHLELENMMYGVMSRELVREQAMIGMLGALSAEARVARFLVTLADRFAHMGYSAKLFNLRMTRHEIGSYLGLTLETVSRTLSAFNEIGLISVDQRTIGIKDAEALKTLRRLPPSRTRAKQLAAAKSKNEAATPAQLLAAM, encoded by the coding sequence ATGGAAGCCGGCCGCCAGCGTCAGGGGCGCCTCTGGTCCAACCTCAAGGAAGTATGCGATTTGCTGCACATTCCGTCGGCGGTGTCGGTCACGACCGAGGAATTGTTGTTCCAGCACGTGCAGTTCAAAACCGGCCAGCGCATCCATACCATCGGCCAGCCGTTCGACACCTTGTACATCGTCAATTCCGGCTTCCTGAAAACCGTGCTGATCGACGAGTTCGGCAACGAGCAGGTGCTGAGCTTTCCGATGAAGGGCGACATGCTTGGCGTCGATGGCATCCACACCCGCCATTACTCGTCGGAGGCGGTAGCGCTGTCCGATTGCGACCTGATCCTGTTGCCGTTCAAAAAACTGACCGCGCTCGGCCGCGTGCACCTGGAACTGGAAAACATGATGTACGGCGTCATGAGCCGCGAGCTGGTGCGCGAACAGGCCATGATCGGCATGCTGGGCGCCCTGTCCGCCGAAGCGCGCGTGGCGCGCTTCCTGGTCACGCTGGCCGACCGCTTCGCCCATATGGGTTATTCGGCCAAGCTGTTCAACCTGCGCATGACGCGCCACGAGATCGGCAGCTACCTGGGCCTCACGCTGGAAACCGTGAGCCGCACACTGTCAGCCTTCAACGAAATCGGCCTGATCAGCGTGGACCAGCGCACCATCGGCATCAAGGATGCCGAAGCGCTGAAAACCCTGCGCCGCCTGCCCCCCTCGCGCACCCGCGCCAAGCAGCTGGCGGCAGCCAAGAGCAAAAACGAAGCAGCCACCCCGGCGCAATTGCTGGCGGCGATGTGA
- a CDS encoding FAD:protein FMN transferase, whose translation MRRVILPHHISDDPAPAGGVLRDFAGRSMGTSWSVRLVAAPTVTVSHLQQGLQQQLDSVVAEMSHWESDSNLGRFNRAPAGSWHDLPPAFFDVLSFALDVARASGGACDPCAGTLVNLWGFGPHGRFDHPDFIAPTLDAIASARAQLAAARKDMQLVPAPARRAFQPGGIELDLSAVAKGYGVDRLAYYLKSQGIDHFVVEVGGELRGAGVKPDGQPLWVALEQVEQGQQGSNDELVLALHGLAVATSGDYRRYFERDGKRYAHTIDPRSGLPISNGLASVTVVHAQCMAADAWSTALTVLGRVDGLALAERQGLAARFVERTIDHGHVTYHEYLSTHLRSMLDE comes from the coding sequence ATGCGCCGGGTTATTCTGCCTCATCATATTTCGGACGACCCGGCGCCCGCAGGCGGTGTGCTCCGCGATTTCGCGGGGCGCAGCATGGGCACCAGCTGGTCGGTGCGGCTGGTGGCTGCACCGACTGTCACGGTGTCCCATTTGCAACAGGGGCTGCAACAGCAGCTCGATTCCGTGGTGGCTGAAATGAGCCACTGGGAAAGCGATTCCAATCTCGGGCGTTTCAACCGCGCCCCGGCGGGCAGCTGGCATGACTTGCCGCCCGCCTTTTTCGATGTGCTGTCGTTCGCACTGGACGTGGCGCGCGCCAGTGGCGGCGCCTGCGACCCGTGCGCCGGCACGCTGGTCAACCTGTGGGGTTTCGGCCCGCACGGCAGGTTCGATCACCCCGATTTTATTGCCCCCACGCTTGACGCCATCGCCTCTGCGCGCGCGCAACTGGCCGCCGCGCGCAAGGACATGCAGTTGGTGCCGGCGCCGGCGCGGCGCGCCTTCCAGCCCGGCGGTATCGAACTGGACCTGTCGGCCGTGGCCAAGGGCTATGGCGTTGATCGCCTGGCCTATTACCTGAAAAGCCAGGGCATTGACCACTTCGTGGTGGAAGTGGGCGGCGAGTTGCGCGGCGCCGGCGTCAAGCCGGACGGCCAGCCATTGTGGGTGGCGCTGGAGCAAGTGGAGCAGGGGCAGCAGGGTAGCAACGACGAGCTGGTGCTGGCGCTGCACGGCCTGGCCGTGGCCACCTCGGGCGACTATCGCCGCTACTTCGAGCGTGACGGCAAGCGCTACGCCCATACCATCGACCCGCGCAGCGGCCTGCCGATCTCGAACGGCCTGGCCTCGGTGACGGTGGTCCATGCGCAATGCATGGCGGCCGATGCCTGGTCCACCGCCTTGACCGTGCTGGGCCGCGTGGACGGCCTGGCGCTGGCCGAACGGCAAGGGCTGGCAGCGCGCTTCGTCGAACGCACCATCGACCACGGCCATGTCACCTACCACGAATACCTGAGCACCCATTTACGCAGCATGCTGGACGAATGA